In one window of Nocardia brasiliensis DNA:
- a CDS encoding bifunctional FO biosynthesis protein CofGH, translating into MTELPNPSIPTLPPSPSAMRRALRRARDGVTLNVDEAAVLLHATGDDLKDLSNSAARVRDAGLESAGRPKTISYSRNVFIPLTKLCRDKCHYCTFVTVPGKLRAEGKGMFLEPDEVLDIARRGAALGCKEALFTLGDRPEDRWPEAAQWLDERGYDSTLDYLRAVSIMVLEETGLLPHLNPGVMSWEEISRLKPVAQSMGMMLETTATRLFSEKGNCHYGSPDKDPAVRLRAITDAGRLSVPYTTGILVGIGESLQERAESIMAIRKQHKAFGHIQEVIIQNFRAKDDTAMRDVPDAGIDEFLATIAVTRLLLGPDVPVQAPPNLVSLEDCLALIDAGIDDWGGVSPVTVDHVNPERPWPNLDALREITEAAGYQLVERTSAHPKYVRAGSPWIDPRIGVHVAALSDPETGLADPDAMPVGLPWQEPDQSWESAGRVDLNTSIDTEGRNTESRSDSALGQDVVGAFGDWDTIREQARDLAVTAPERLDSDVLAALRAAETDPAGLSDADYLALATADGANLEAVAALADQLRRDAVGDDVTYVVNRNINFTNICYTGCRFCAFAQRKGDADAFTLSMDEVADRAWEAHVDGATEVCMQGGIDPDLPVTGYADIVRAVKQRVPSMHVHAFSPMEIVNGASRGGQSVRDWLVALKEAGLDTIPGTAAEILDDEVRWVLTKGKLPTSAWIDVITTAHRIGLRSSSTMMYGHVDNPKHWVGHLRVLRGIQDETGGFTEFVLLPFVHQSAPLYLAGAARPGPTNRDNRAAHALARIMLHGRIDNIQTSWVKLGTTGTRVMLNSGANDLGGTLMEETISRMAGSQHGSAKTVAELVDIASGIGRPARERTTTYGVPRHQVSALPLTVGSA; encoded by the coding sequence GTGACGGAACTGCCGAACCCGAGTATCCCCACCCTGCCGCCCTCGCCGTCGGCCATGCGCCGCGCGCTGCGTCGGGCGCGCGACGGTGTCACCTTGAACGTGGACGAGGCCGCCGTCCTGCTGCACGCCACCGGCGATGACCTGAAAGATCTGAGCAACAGTGCCGCCCGGGTCCGGGACGCCGGGCTGGAATCGGCCGGTCGGCCCAAGACGATCAGCTACTCGCGCAATGTCTTCATCCCGCTGACGAAACTGTGTCGGGACAAATGTCACTACTGCACGTTCGTGACCGTGCCCGGCAAACTGCGTGCCGAGGGCAAGGGCATGTTCCTCGAGCCCGACGAGGTGCTCGACATCGCGCGCCGCGGCGCCGCGCTCGGCTGCAAGGAGGCGCTGTTCACCCTCGGTGACCGCCCCGAGGACCGCTGGCCGGAGGCCGCGCAGTGGCTCGACGAACGCGGTTACGATTCCACGCTGGACTACCTGCGCGCCGTCTCGATCATGGTGCTCGAGGAGACCGGCCTGCTGCCGCATCTGAACCCGGGCGTGATGTCGTGGGAGGAGATCTCGCGGCTCAAGCCGGTCGCGCAGTCCATGGGCATGATGCTCGAGACCACCGCGACCCGGCTGTTCAGCGAGAAGGGCAACTGCCACTACGGCAGCCCGGACAAGGACCCGGCGGTCCGGCTGCGCGCGATCACCGACGCGGGCAGGCTCTCGGTGCCCTACACCACCGGCATCCTGGTCGGCATCGGCGAGTCGCTGCAGGAGCGGGCCGAGTCGATCATGGCGATCCGCAAGCAGCACAAGGCTTTCGGGCACATCCAGGAAGTCATCATCCAGAACTTCCGCGCCAAGGACGACACCGCGATGCGCGATGTGCCCGACGCCGGCATCGACGAGTTCCTGGCCACCATCGCGGTGACCAGGCTGCTGCTCGGTCCGGATGTGCCGGTGCAGGCGCCGCCGAACCTGGTGTCGCTCGAGGACTGCCTCGCGCTGATCGACGCGGGCATCGATGACTGGGGCGGCGTCTCGCCGGTCACGGTCGACCACGTGAACCCGGAGCGGCCGTGGCCGAACCTGGACGCGCTGCGCGAGATCACCGAGGCGGCCGGATACCAGCTGGTCGAGCGGACCTCCGCGCACCCGAAGTACGTGCGCGCGGGCAGCCCGTGGATCGACCCGCGGATCGGCGTGCACGTCGCGGCGCTGAGCGACCCGGAGACCGGCCTGGCCGACCCGGACGCGATGCCGGTCGGCCTGCCCTGGCAGGAGCCCGATCAGTCCTGGGAGTCCGCGGGCCGGGTCGATCTCAACACCTCGATCGACACCGAGGGCCGCAACACCGAGAGCCGCAGCGATTCCGCGCTCGGGCAGGACGTGGTCGGCGCGTTCGGCGACTGGGACACCATTCGCGAACAGGCCCGCGACCTCGCCGTCACGGCGCCGGAGCGGCTCGACTCGGACGTGCTCGCCGCGCTGCGCGCCGCCGAGACCGACCCGGCCGGGCTCAGCGATGCCGACTACCTGGCGCTGGCCACGGCCGACGGCGCGAACCTGGAGGCGGTCGCCGCGCTGGCCGACCAGCTGCGCCGGGACGCGGTCGGCGACGACGTCACCTACGTGGTGAACCGGAACATCAACTTCACCAACATCTGCTACACCGGCTGCCGGTTCTGCGCGTTCGCCCAGCGCAAGGGCGACGCGGACGCGTTCACGCTGAGCATGGACGAGGTCGCCGACCGGGCCTGGGAGGCGCACGTCGACGGTGCCACCGAGGTCTGCATGCAGGGCGGCATCGACCCCGACCTGCCGGTCACCGGCTACGCCGACATCGTGCGCGCGGTGAAGCAGCGGGTGCCATCGATGCACGTGCACGCCTTCAGCCCGATGGAGATCGTGAACGGCGCCTCCCGCGGTGGGCAGAGCGTCCGGGACTGGCTGGTCGCGCTGAAGGAGGCGGGCCTGGACACGATTCCCGGCACGGCCGCCGAGATCCTCGACGACGAGGTGCGCTGGGTGCTCACCAAGGGCAAGCTGCCCACCTCGGCGTGGATCGACGTGATCACCACCGCGCATCGGATCGGGCTGCGCTCCAGCTCGACGATGATGTACGGGCACGTGGACAACCCGAAGCACTGGGTCGGGCACCTGCGGGTGCTGCGCGGAATCCAGGACGAGACAGGCGGATTCACCGAATTCGTGCTGCTGCCGTTCGTGCATCAGAGCGCCCCGCTGTACCTGGCGGGCGCGGCACGGCCTGGCCCGACCAACCGGGACAACCGTGCCGCGCACGCTTTGGCCAGGATCATGCTGCACGGCCGGATCGACAACATCCAGACCAGCTGGGTGAAGCTCGGCACCACCGGCACCAGGGTCATGCTCAACAGCGGTGCCAACGACCTGGGCGGCACGCTGATGGAGGAGACCATCTCCCGGATGGCGGGCTCGCAGCACGGCTCGGCGAAGACCGTCGCGGAACTGGTCGACATCGCCTCGGGGATCGGTCGTCCGGCCCGCGAGCGGACCACGACGTACGGCGTTCCGCGGCACCAGGTTTCGGCCCTGCCGCTGACCGTCGGCTCGGCGTAG
- the dapC gene encoding succinyldiaminopimelate transaminase, with product MRTRTRVSSLLPDFPWDTIASAKATAAAHPGGIVDLSVGTPVDPVDPLIRTALASASAVSGYPTTHGTPELRAAVVDALQRRYGITGLDPAAVLPVIGTKELIAGLPRLLGLGAADLVVIPEVAYPTYEVGALLAGAQIVRADGLTQLGPRKPALLFVNSPSNPTGRVLGVDHLRKVVEFARERDVIVASDECYLGLTWEGCAVSILDPAVCDGDHTNLLAVHSLSKTSNLASYRAGFVAGDPVLVAELLEVRKHAGLMVPYPIQGAMTAALGDDTHEAQQRERYRARRDVLRKALEGAGFRIDNSEAGLYLWSTRGEPCRTTLAWLAERGILAAPGDFYGPAGAEHVRVALTATDERIGAAAARLTA from the coding sequence GTGCGCACGCGTACCCGGGTCAGCAGCCTGCTTCCCGATTTTCCCTGGGACACCATCGCTTCGGCGAAGGCGACGGCGGCGGCCCATCCCGGCGGCATCGTCGACCTGTCGGTCGGCACGCCGGTCGATCCGGTCGATCCGCTGATCCGCACCGCGTTGGCCTCGGCGTCGGCGGTGTCCGGCTATCCGACCACGCACGGCACACCCGAGCTGCGTGCGGCCGTGGTGGACGCATTGCAGCGGCGGTACGGGATCACCGGGCTGGACCCGGCGGCCGTGCTGCCGGTGATCGGCACCAAGGAACTGATCGCCGGGCTGCCCCGGCTGCTCGGCCTCGGCGCGGCGGATCTGGTTGTCATCCCCGAGGTCGCCTACCCGACCTACGAGGTCGGCGCGCTGCTGGCCGGCGCGCAGATCGTGCGGGCCGACGGACTCACCCAGCTCGGCCCGCGCAAGCCCGCCCTGCTCTTCGTGAACTCCCCGTCCAACCCGACGGGCCGGGTGCTCGGCGTCGACCACCTGCGCAAGGTCGTCGAGTTCGCCCGCGAACGCGACGTGATCGTCGCCTCGGACGAGTGCTATCTCGGCCTCACCTGGGAAGGCTGCGCGGTCTCCATCCTCGACCCCGCGGTGTGCGACGGCGACCACACGAATCTGCTTGCCGTGCATTCGCTGTCGAAGACCTCGAACCTGGCCAGCTATCGGGCCGGATTCGTCGCGGGCGATCCCGTGCTGGTCGCCGAACTGCTCGAGGTGCGCAAGCACGCCGGCCTGATGGTGCCGTACCCGATCCAGGGCGCGATGACCGCGGCGCTCGGCGACGACACGCACGAGGCGCAGCAGCGGGAACGGTACCGTGCCCGTCGCGACGTATTGCGAAAGGCGTTGGAGGGGGCCGGTTTCCGGATCGACAACTCCGAAGCCGGGCTGTACCTGTGGTCCACCCGCGGTGAGCCGTGCCGCACGACGCTGGCCTGGCTGGCCGAGCGGGGCATCCTGGCCGCGCCCGGTGACTTCTACGGACCGGCCGGTGCCGAACACGTCCGCGTCGCGCTGACCGCGACCGATGAGCGCATCGGCGCGGCCGCCGCGCGCCTGACCGCCTGA
- the fdxA gene encoding ferredoxin has product MPYIIAEPCVDVKDKACIEECPVDCIYEGGRMLYIHPDECVDCGACEPVCPVEAIFYEDDTPDQWSGYVNANVDFFDELGSPGGATKVGKVDYDPPFIKELPPMASE; this is encoded by the coding sequence GTGCCGTACATCATCGCTGAACCGTGCGTTGACGTGAAGGACAAGGCATGCATCGAGGAATGCCCCGTGGACTGCATCTACGAGGGTGGCCGCATGCTCTACATCCATCCCGACGAATGCGTGGACTGTGGTGCATGTGAACCGGTGTGCCCGGTGGAGGCGATCTTCTACGAAGACGACACCCCGGACCAGTGGAGTGGCTACGTGAACGCCAACGTCGACTTCTTCGACGAGCTCGGCTCGCCGGGCGGCGCCACCAAGGTCGGCAAGGTCGATTACGACCCGCCGTTCATCAAGGAACTCCCGCCGATGGCGAGCGAGTAA